ACCAAatcacaaacaaaaagaaaaaaaagaataaatatagTTTACTGCATCAAAGTGAGCGCCTTCGCCGTCTAAATGCATTCATTATCAGACAGATTTCTTAACCTGAGGACATTCAAGTTAGGTTTGTCGCGTCAATACGTACTTGTCCTTCTACAGTATGAGCAACTGCACATCTTGGATATCATTTAAAAGCGGGAATATGTATATTGTATCGAATACTATGAGGTCCAAAAATGTATTGAAACTCCTGTAAGGAAATAGTAAAAGAAATATACGTTAGTGGGGTCGGGTTTCTTACCTAGGGCGTAACGGTTCAAAGGCGAATGGGTTGACCACTCAGCTAAGCGTCAACGTTGGCCTTGTGCCAGTATATTTTAACCATATGAACACTCTGTACAGAAGATTGAAAAAACAACACTACGAAAGGGAACACTTTCTGTCAAGACATTGGTGCATTCTTTCGTGTTGCGGAAATTAAACCCTCTTCCAAGAGCATTGCCCCTTCTAAGAACATATGCCTACTACACTGCATATCATTTCATTGAGCGTTcaaggttttcgcagtccggcaaagcaggccGAAGTGATTAGTGTTGCCCGTgcagcaaattgtgatgttttgtgcccgcaaaaagaaatttcttctcgctatccgacgtgcttgcttttaaaggaaagttcaacctagattgttatttctctttcgtTGCATCTTGTTTTGCGGGAGTAAGCATTATTATGTTTAAAATGGCTTCATTtcgggatcatcatgctttttacgatggtgGGGCTACGGGTTTGGCTTTAGACTgcacctacttttctttcagatgaaggatactgtgtgtgtatcGGCCATGACAAGCTGGGTAGTCTAATTACTTTTTTAGAGACTTGgttgtgttttaggggcgaagctgcttagggCGTGGATCTGTCATTCCTCCGTATTTATGGAATAGTAcgcagccaccggtggcacatacctagtctagagcgggtatgtgccacagaggatgtgagatgcgagatggcggtacttggagtgttcactagatcgacgcatggacggacggatagagggACGCGCAGACGTACGAATgaattgacgcacgaacagatggacagatggatgggcaCACTCACAGAAGGGCGCACGtttagacggacggacgcatggattgacgcgtggatggtcgcgcagacggacggaagcaagaacgaacggacggagggAAGCATGGACTGGCTGACaaacacttcgccccactcatcatcattcactccgtgaatatgtgGTGATTTTTTTCGTGACGGTCGTAATGTAATTTTAATTGGTGACATCAACTGCGTTCTCgatacgcgaaccgatgtacaaggtcctggcgcGGGCTGGTCTCCTTGTAATTCACGAGAGCTGCGACACCTTTTCCACCACTTTTTGTTACtggacgcgcacaatgtagtgcacggaaatacgtttgtttggacatggcgacgcgGACGATACACTAGCAGGCTCTACCGGGCTTATATTCCACGTGCGTTAGAGGCACTCGTCTCCAATATATGCATTACATCTTTCCCATCTTCTCCTatgtacgtatctgatcatcggcctattgtcctGGAGCTCAATGTCCCATTTTATTTTTTGGAAGAGCCGTGGCATCTTGATGTTGGCATCTTGCAGAACGCACGCTCAaaatttgtcacgcgcaatacgtgtgtcgctcacggcgtctggtcttaaagattgggatgcgcttaaaacgcagtggtGCCGGCGCTGCtcagtagaggggcgttcgcttcgtcaaTGCGTTTTAAAAGAGCTTGCTTACACTGCAATGAAGTTAcacattgctttgcgcgccgaaaCACCTTCTCCTTTGATGCGAGCTTGgtagcgtgaactgcgtgaacgctttcagcgcttaactgctgcttcgtccctaGAGGCAGCAGTGTGGCACGTAGACACAATCCAGTGCACACCCTGAGGTACTGCGCTACGTGAGAtatttgtttttaggggcgaagcttcttaaagaggCATCCGTTTGGCCCTAGTGgccattgtagtatgtaacaagtataacatttttgacctccaaggtggtgctgctgagagatttcttctgtgtgttgtttaacaataaagaaTAATGCTCTATGTATGgaaaatgaaagacaggagcattccacttttagttcacgcgcacgctgcgatccccccTAGCAgccatgtgcattgagcactatctgacaagaaagggttgcgatgttatactcgctgggtgtaacctctttagatttagaaaggtttagcgagctttgagccgcagtgccatgaatacaatgaactcgtatataccatgaatgaactctagggggctaaaggtgggaagtagatacgaagcgcaagccgtaagaaagtaaaagcctaattctcctgtctctcatttcccattagcaaccattggcatgtacattgagcagtatctgacaggaaaagattgctacgttatactggctgggcgtaacctccttgcttttagaaaggtttagcgagcgtcgggccgcagtgccatgaatacagtgatctagtatataccacgaactcgaggtggttaaaggtgggaagtagacccgaagcgcattTGGCATTAGAAAGCTTTGAACCATGAGATAACATTTAGGCAAATGGACGAATATCTGGTTGCCAAAGTGCGATGAAAACAGAATTTTTCTGTGCTGTCCAGTTACGCGAAATATCACTTGTTCCTTTTGTGTTCGCAATGCCCTGGTGTGAAGCCTTACAATATTGCTTACAAGATATGTTTTTACCATGTCTTGTCTCGACGTGGCAGTTCTCGTGTCAAGATATAATATGAAGGTGGGTATTTAATGTGAGGGCTAGTACATCTTTCGCAGCGCAAAGAACTCTTTCCTGATTTATGGTGAGAGATATGAAACAAGGCCATAAATTAATGTTCCTTTTGACTTCTCGAGACCCACAACATACGGCGTTGTGAAATATTCCTTAGACACACTCAAGCGTATACTGACAAGCTTTCTTCCAAATACATTCGTCCTGCATAGTGAAATGCAGATTTGGGTTATAATTATGAACTGCGTGAGATTTCAAATGAATTTAGATTTATTTTAGAGACTTCCTCAACGAGAACATTCGATAAAACTTGACTGTACAATAATAACAGTGTGCAGTATTTTTTTCAGGTAGCGTAGACGTTGGGCTGCAGGGGTCTCCACCACCAGCCGCTCGTATGTGTGGTCGTCTACTATGTTCCGGTCGTCTGTGTTCGTGATGTGTGATATGCTTGACTTAAGCCTTGGCCTTGCCGAGGGTGAATGTGATTGGGTGTACAACGGCGACTGGGGCCACGTGGTGGGCAGTGGCGAAGGACACGGGGGCAGCGGGCACGGCAATTGGAACTTGAGCGGCCTTCACGACCACGGGCTTCACGGCGGTGACAACGGGTTTGGCGACGACAGGGGTCGCTGGGGCCGGGGCGACATCGACGGCGGCTGAGGAGTACAGGGCATCAGCTGGGTTGGAGCTCGTGGTTCCTGGCTCATTGGTCTCGACGGTCACGTGGAAGCCCTCGGCGTCGGCGGTGTACTTGACGGTACGGGTGATGCCGTTGGGGTCGGTGTAGCTGTAGGAGCCGACCTTGTAGTTGTTGGCGTCACCGGTCTCTTCGCGGGTCAGGCGGGTGCCGAACTCGTCGGTGGTGTCGTAGCTGAAGCTGTATGGCTGTGGGGGCTGCACGACGGAACCAGAGTAAGATTTAAACTTTTAATGTAGAATAGAGCAAAACCTTGGACAGTGGCATACACCCAttaagggggatcggccaagaacccgGTAGTTTTAAATACAAATTCTTATTTATCAGAATAAATGTCAAGTTAAACATGAAAAGAAGTAGTAATGGGACAATATTTCATATATTATCAAAAGAGGAGTGATCCTGGTGGTTTGGTAAGTAATAATTAGGAATTTCAACGCAATTTAGAAAATAGGAGTATGAGTTGGCTTTGCGATCTAAATCTGTTTGAACATTTCATGAACTCCTCCAAGGTATCGGCAACCTTCCCATCACTGTAGCTCAAGGGACAAAGCCCCGAACGCAAGCACATTTGGTACATATGAACCTAGGCTATGGAGTCGGGAAGCGGTACCAATAGTATTTTTCTGCAACCTATAGTATCTGTTAAAGGAAGTGAGATACTATTCTGTTCATTCATGTACTCCGCAAAATGAACAGTTGGGATAAGCTGCCAGATCacctctgtgtaaataaaaattaggATATGGAGCTTGGCCACATAGTCTAGGAATTGAACTTCAAGTTCTCTTGTTTAACAGTTTTTACGGTTCCCATGGTAATTGAGGTGCTCAAATTTTCATTCGGCTGTTAATATGGAAACAGGAAATTCATCCAACATCATTATTCTCCTTATTCTAgtggatatttatttatttattcctgcTCGCTTACTTTGCAAGCCATAAACAGGAGTGGGTTGCACAAAAAGTTAAAAAGATGTAATGAACTGTGACTACACATTgtggaaaaaagtaaaaaagtcaTAGATCTGTTTTGAACAGTATTTACAGCGTGGAAAATACAGGAAACAgtatattataaaaaaaaacgcaaagtaTTGTAGGTGAAAATGCCGGCAAGCAAACATGTGGATAAAAAACAAcagaacaaaataaacaaattGTAGCTAATAAAAACGTAACGACAGAGGattgaaaaataaatataaaaagatgACAAGAATGCGCAAAACAGCACTTGATTACTGAGCGCTCATCTCAGCATTAAAAGGAATATGTGTTGAAACACCTTGTGTCATAGAGTAGTAAGAGCATGGACAGAAAACGATATAGTTATATTATGAATTTGGATGCCTGAAATACAAGGGTAACCAGACCATTTTAACATATATTTGCCACCGCATACGCCATTTTAATCAGAAATAGGCCCTTATAACCTGGGAGCCAAACGAAGCAAATAAATTTATGTGGGGGAGAATTAAGGATTTGAGTGCACCCAGAACATCCGATTTCTTACTTCCTGATAGGGAAGAGCGCACCAGTAAGGTGCGCTCTTTATTATCAGGCAGAAACTTGTTGAAGGTGTCAATTTTCGGAGCACCGGAGTGATCGCTAAAAGTTCTGCTACAAACACTTTTAAGGCGTGATTATTTCCATTTATGTGTTTTGGTGTGTTCGAAAATGCTCTATTCAGACGGGGCGTGATTTCTAGTGATGGAAAGTTGTTGAGTAATATTGGTTATGTTCGTCGATTATACACGTGTTTGCATTTTATGATAATGAGGACGACTTATCACTAagttaggtttttttttcatggcgAATACATTTCTAGCTACGTCAACAAACCGTTAATCTGAAGTGGACCTTTCAGGGCTTCCATTAAAGCTCACGTAGACATTGAGTGGACATTGAGTGAAAACTCACGTATTCCTCAACTGGAGCTGAAGCAGCGACGGCGAGAATGCAGCAGAGAAGGACCTGCAATGTGCACAATTCCATAAAAAAATGCTTTAGCCCCCAGTCACCATTGCTGTCTGATAACTTGAGATCAGACCGAAAGAGGAGAGCTACACTGCACCTTGGTGAACATGGTGGTTCGTTGAATGTGTCGTGTTTCTCCCTGTCAAGATGAGAACAAGACTGGACCTTTGCAGCCAGCGCTGTTGCTTTTATATCGGTCCTAAAGAAAATTTCGCCTGATATTTAGAGGAGCTTTGAACGTGACCAGGTAATATTGGAGCATACATTCAGGTCCAGTCTGATCACCCGTATCATAATTAAGCAGCCACCGGACCCAGTAGCAAACTACAGCTCCTCTTCATATTGGTAAATGCGTCGGACGTGAGTCGTATGACAAGGCTGCAAGAAGTCAGTGACTCTTGACACGTCGCCTTTCACAATCGGGGCCTACATTTCGCCCGAGTTCATTGTAATCACGAGACACACGGCCATGCTCCGCTTACTATGCGGACGTCGTCGAACAACTTGCTTAGAATTGCAGCGGTGCTGAATGATGTGACCCTGTGTACAAGCTGACATTCCTTTACGAATGGAAGGTTTTCTCTTCTTATATCAGCAGTGCAGGTCATTGGTGTATTTTAGCTCAGATAACAGATTCATTTAATAAAGATAAAAGAAAGCTTTGAACCACGTGAACACATGTAAACATACAAAACCGCATCGCAGCAGGTAATGTTGCGTGAGACATTGCTAACGATAGAAAAGCAAGGTTAAAGTTAAGCTGTTATAGAAAATGTAGGTCAGAATCTAGTTGAGATGACACTGAAATCTTGTTTTCTTCAGAGCATTTCGCTGTGGTTGGACCTCGGAAGTTTTTATTTATATTATGAACTTCCGTGAAAGCGTATTTCAATATACTGAGCTATTTTCCAGGCAAGACTTCATAGAGGTAATGGGTTCTGTTCTGTCTATTTGTAGTAAATGTCTCTTGTGGGCCTATTAAGAAAATGTGTCGCGTTAGAGAATATGCTTACAGCAGCACGTGCTTTGTATAAGTTTTAATCCACAGTGGTTAAACAAACATCCAATCAGTTATGCTCACTGCAACTGCTCCGACTGGCCAATAGATAGGGCATGAGGGCTCACCTGTTAGTGACAAACTTTTTGGAGTGGTCATTGTTAGTCATATATTCATCCAGTCGTAGCAGTGTATGCATTTATACTCACTCGGGAGCGTCTTGGGCTAGAGCGTAAGCACAAAAATAAGGCAAGCATGCTTCATTGTCTGCCCATCCCACTACGTTTGCGGTTAGTTATTCCCACTTTACCACATTTTGTTTGACGTAATTAGGCGTAACATTTCAGTTTAAAGACCGCGTAGAATGGTGGGTGTGGTCCCCATTATCTGGTAACATCTCTCAAAATATATTACCTGTTTTAAGTCTGCCACTataaatggtgattgcatactacaGCGTAACTCCAATAACAGTTTATAAGAATGACATCAGCACTTCTAACATTCCCAGCTTTTCCCCTAATGTGTTCTCCCACTTTGCTTAAAACTTTGATGAATATCGACTGTGTGGGCTTACAGCTAACAAAGTTTTCTCGTGACAGCTAACTGATACGATAAACATCTTGTTTTGGTGTGCTTACGACTTCTGTCCATTCTTCTCTGATGCAGGCACTCAAAAAGATATTGTGAAAGTATTGAGAAGACATGGGACCGCGCAATGGGCTCTGGATAAATATTTACTGCTCATTCACTGCAGTTTTCATCTGCTTTGTTAACAGGCAGGCATTGTTTTTGTTAACATTACTCCGTTTGTTTTAACCCGCAAAAATGGAGAGCAGATAAGTATGAAGCAACAGTGATACAGAGGCACCATATAGATCACTTTAATTTTATTTGTTATTATCTCTAATGGGAATGAAAGAGAGAACACATGCAAATGAAACTGTTAGTTTTTATTATGCAAATAGTTCTCACTGCAGAAAAACTGCTTGGACTCCCATATGAATCTGTAACATCAAACAAACAGGCCTATGCGGGCAGCGTGTGCATGCTGTTATAGTTTTCACAACTTCTCAAGCCTGTGGCAACATTTCAAATGATGTGGATTAGTCCAAAGAAACACAGGCAAACTAGGGTATTccttaaattattattattattattattattattattattattattattattattattattattattattattattatattttggtAAAGAACAACGCCTAGAAGCTAAGGGAGACCAAGAACACAAATGGCTGGAGATGGTTTTCAACTTGAGAGTTTATTTCTTTTCATTTGGCTTGTTCTGTCCTTTGTTTTCTGTGCGCCATCGTATCTCATGCTGAAGCAATACAAGCTTATTCGAATTTCGCTTCTGTTGATGTCTACAGCTTTAATAAGGACTGGTGTACTCATTGTGAAAGCAACAAGTGTAAAGTGTTGGTCATAAAAATGACACGTTTTGTTATTAGTAAAATCATTTTGCTGAAAATGACCAGTTAAGCTAGATTCATGCATCAAAAAGAACAGCTTGACCCAACTGGGAGCAGAGGTATCCTGTAGCTGACCGGCAGCAAATAAACTCATGAATAACTACAACTTCAAGCATACTTAGGAAGTGTCATTAGGTAGCTCTTAGTCACGCCCCGCTTATTCACGGAAAGAAACTGTCAGTCGGTTCGGCAAGCTCCCATAGAGCTTCAAAAGCTCTCAAACTTTACGGTATAGAACGAAGTTAGAGTATAAAGTAAATGAGTGCATTCTAGGCCCCAAGAGATAAAAACACGTATTTGCAATAATCAGAAATTGCGCGTTAGAAATTATGTGCTAAAGTCGGCACTAAGCAAACAAATTTGTGCGGCTGATGAATATTTCACAACACAACTATTTGGTTTGTTTATAGATAATGCCTCTGTCCCTAAGTGGTAAATAGAGGTCATGATCTTTTTTCCTTTCTAAGCTACCACTACATTATTTGTTGGCGTGCCTGCGATTTCTCCAACGGAATTGCATGAAATATGGTGTGAAGATAATCAAAGGCGTAACAATAAGTAATTGGCGAGGTTTCTGATTACTTCTTAATTGATCTCATTCTTTGCAACTTGAACCGACATAGGAGGCACCATTCCGAACTAATGTTATTCTCATGCTTAACATGCTAGCACACTAAGCAAATTTAGTATTATTGTGAAAGAGGGGTCGCCTTTTTACTAATACATTTGtcctgtttaaaaaaaaacactgcgtctAATGTTTGTGTGCTTTCTCTtgacacatgttttttttttcattttttgctaCTCAATAATCTTTATATTGCGAACAGTTACTCGGTTTGTCAAACGGTGAAATACATGGTGCCACTTAAGCAACACACACTAGCACATTACTTTGTCAGCAATAGAGCAACAAAGACATTTTTGGTACAATGCACTTAGTGAACAGATTTGCTTCCAGCAAATACAAAAACCTGAACGAGGTTGATATCTTTTATTGGGCTTACAATACAAGACATTCGTGTACATAGGTAGACAAACAGTTCACATATAACATCAGATTGTCTTTTAGAAAACAGGTAAACACCGTCTCAAAGGCTATATTTCCCGAATGGTCCCTCGCATGAACGCTGTACTACGGAGAGGCAATTGTTAGGGCAGTCAGTGCAAGTATGCTGACGTGACTGGGAAATTAAACCTTTTGGGGCTTTTTTTACGCTTTCATGAAATTAACGAAAATTATTCTCGCATATTTTAATATCACCCTTCATTGCATTCCTCACATTCACCAAACAAGCTGAAGCGTAGCTTCTGCACTAACTTAGCCTATTGATAACTGAGAGAAATATTTACAAGAAGGTGGCACCGGCAACTTATTCTATGTAGCGAAATTAAGGTGTCATGTCTGTGTAATCCTAATGGCAAGAGCTACACCAGGGCCATTCGGGATGTGCAGTGGCTTGACCAGAGGAACACGCAATGCCTTTCTAGCTTAGTGAATTAGTAATAATCCTATGTTGAGCTGTAAACATGAGAAAAAAGATCTTAAAATATTTCTGACCACCTCATATCAAGATAAATCGGGTTAGAGGGGCAACTAACGCCGACACTGGTGCTGAAAACGTATGGATTATATAGGATTATCAAGGGATGAAGAAGAATACACTGTTAGATGAGCTATACGTACAAATCGTTACATAACGTGTGGTGGCGCACTCTAGGAAACAAAATGACTCCTTTGGCTCTTGGGAATGCTCATTTTCCGAGCGTATGACTCTCTTTGAACAGACATGTGCAATGTTTTCACAGATTATTCTACTGAAATCATATAGATTAGAGATAAAAACATATTTTGCGTGTATGTTTTGCAGCCAGTTGTGTACGCGCAAAATTAGGCCTCACTGAAAAGAGTAACCCACACTTTTTTCTCCTTACACTGCGTGGAGCATGGTCTGGTTTCATGCCTGGGGTACATTTTTTTCTGGTCTTACAAATACCCTGATATTGACATTGCATCATCCAGAAAAAAAAGGGAGCATTAGTAATAGCACTAGGTGATTTCTGAAACACAGTTTAGCTTATTACTACGCCTTCAACGTTCAATATTGAAACAATGAGCTTATCAGCACGCACAAGAGAGTtacaatgaacaaaaaaaaaactgtaaactAAACACCAAAGTTGCCGTGATACCTTAATATTGTAACAAGCGAGTCTTGAACGTCCTTTAACGACTCTTGGCTTTCCTCTGTACCGACACGGGCACTCTGAGCTGTGCCGTTGCGAATGAGATGGGCGCGGCGTGAAGGGTCACGGGTGCTGCGTGTACTGCAGCAGGACCAGCATGAACGGCAACAGGTGCTGCCTGTACGGCATCCACGTGAGCCGCATGCAGGGTTACGGCCGTCGGTGCAGAGCGCACAACTACGCCGGCTGGGACACCGTGCAAGGCCTGCACGGCGACAGGAGCGGCTTCAGGTGGTGGCTCGACCGCCGTGGAGGTGATTTGGGCTTGGGCAGGGTTGGAGGTCCGAGTTCCGGGCTCATTAGTCTCTATGGTGACGTGAAAGCCCTCGGCATCGGCGACGTAGCGCACCGTGCGTGAAATGCCATTCGCGTCTACGTAGCTGTAGGATCCAACCTTGTTGTTGTTCTCGTCGCTCGTCTCCTCGCGAGTCGTACGGCTGCCAAACTCGTCAGTTGTGTCATACCGGAAGCTGTACGGCTGGGGCGGTGCCTCCTCCTAAAAGGGTTCAATTTTTGAGCAGAGAGACGAAGAGGTGGTCAGTACAGCGCTCTCAAGTGTGACATGAAACTGGTCAGTGGGGCAACATGCCACCTTGTGGTTATTGCCGAAGACTGTATTTGCATGTGCTTAGAACACTTTTTCTCTGCATTTTCTCTATACGTTGCCAGCAGATTTTTCAGTCTTCACTAACCTTCCTTCCCACCGAAAGACTTGAAAGCATGAATAACCCagcttgtgcattcaaaaaaaaTATTAGTTCTTTATTTAGATCATTGCATTTGCGAAGACATAGCCTACGTTAGTAAGGCGTCTGGTGCCCCATTCCCGTAATCATCACATTTGTCCCATATAAAATGTAGTTTTATATATCAATTCAAGTGAACATTTTTGAAAGATTGAAATAATAAATCTCGAATAAACATTATTCGAGGCTAGCAATGCTGTATACTACGCAACATCTCATAAAATTAGCAGAAAATTGCCATATAGGTACGTAATATAATATTTATTTTATGTGAGGTGTAATGTGCCGAAACCACAATTTAtctatgagagacgacgtagttgagggctccagaaatttcgaccacctggtgttctctaCCGTACACCCATATCTCGGCACACAGGTAtacaatattttcgcctccatcggaaatgcagccaccacagccgggattccaacccgcgacctgcgggccagcagcccagtaccttagccactagaccaccgcggcggagctacGAGCACTGTTTCAGACTCACTAGCATGTATACAGGATAAATTCGTTCTCAATAACAGTTATCTAAAAATTCATATTAATGAGTCCCCAAACTGAAATTGCCATATTATATAGCTGTTGAAAACGGGATATCTATTAATTAGCCTGGATTGCTTTCCGTATGTCAGTGTGTTTGAATAGCCATGAGGAGCAGTATAACTTTAAAAATAAACATAATTGTTTCAATTCAGTCCCAAAACAACCATCAAGAAGATGGAGGACActgtactggagggctccaggaatttcgaccatttggaatttctttacgtgcacctgaatctgattTCACGGGCCTTTAGCATTTCGCCCCCTATAATATACGGTTCATCGTGGTCAGCATTCCTTGCCTGAATCTTCGGGCGCACATTCGGGCACCTCCTTCAATAGAATACAGAGCACCGCAGTAtgttgttaaaaaaaaaatctcgatTCTTCAAAATCTGTAATTCGTCGGCAGATACCATAGTATTCATGAAAGTTCACATCTTTTGcgtagtctgaaaaaaaaaaacacgattgaAGAAAGTGACGCAAAAACCCCCATAAAGTGTCGACGATGACAACGCATACCCATAATCATTGTGATACGCTGTAAGAGTTCATATAGTATTAAAAGACAACTTTATTATAAGCTTCACTGCAAAGACTTATCCACTTACATAAATTCTAACATTATGTTTGTAGCTTGAGTCAAGAAACACTGGATCAATGATAATAATT
Above is a window of Rhipicephalus microplus isolate Deutch F79 chromosome 1, USDA_Rmic, whole genome shotgun sequence DNA encoding:
- the LOC119185084 gene encoding uncharacterized protein LOC119185084, coding for MIGKIFILLCLTAYAAGQVVVEPVRQEEAPPQPYSFRYDTTDEFGSRTTREETSDENNNKVGSYSYVDANGISRTVRYVADAEGFHVTIETNEPGTRTSNPAQAQITSTAVEPPPEAAPVAVQALHGVPAGVVVRSAPTAVTLHAAHVDAVQAAPVAVHAGPAAVHAAPVTLHAAPISFATAQLRVPVSVQRKAKSRGETRHIQRTTMFTKVLLCCILAVAASAPVEEYPPQPYSFSYDTTDEFGTRLTREETGDANNYKVGSYSYTDPNGITRTVKYTADAEGFHVTVETNEPGTTSSNPADALYSSAAVDVAPAPATPVVAKPVVTAVKPVVVKAAQVPIAVPAAPVSFATAHHVAPVAVVHPITFTLGKAKA